The genomic window GGCGGTCGTCAAGGGCGACAAGCTGGTCTCCGACGCCAACGGCAAGGGCGTAAAGGCAACGGCCCTGGCGGCCGTGGTGACGGCCGAGATCGAGGCCGCGACCGAGGCCGCGCTGGACGCTGCGCCGACGATCACCGCCGGTGTGGATGCCGGTGAGACGCCGGTCACCTCGACTGCGGCCAACGGGGCGATCATCACCGCCTCGTCCGA from Candidatus Alcyoniella australis includes these protein-coding regions:
- a CDS encoding DUF2190 family protein, encoding MQYRPILTLPFTASGAVPANRFVGFDGAVCGADAKSLGVTRFGADDGKAGETIVLGTAVLELAEAVVKGDKLVSDANGKGVKATALAAVVTAEIEAATEAALDAAPTITAGVDAGETPVTSTAANGAIITASS